One genomic segment of Candidatus Bipolaricaulota bacterium includes these proteins:
- a CDS encoding glycosyltransferase, giving the protein MKIAIISNLFAPYQRGGAEKIAKAQAEFLVKNHEVFVISSKPDGSEISVEQKNELKIYRLSSANIYYYLDDFRHGVLARLIWHYLDQINLVNFFRVRKILKKEKPDLVVSHNLMGLGFLIPLVLKKYQWTHVLHDVQLAAPSGLIIKGEENTFSVAGWPVKIYSWLNKRLFNSPTKVVSPSNWLLDFYLVKGFFKKSKTQVLPNPILFEIKNSTKEKSSSLKLLFVGQIEEHKGILFLINALKESKRNFILSIAGSGSKESEVKSLLGGDERFKYLGKLAPMEIKDLIATSDFLVVPSLCYENSPTVIYEAFSQGMPVIASKIGGIGELVKEGETGFVFEAGDRDQLILAVQKAMATQNYGQLSQNCLSTVGDFNSKQYLEKLLDVFQ; this is encoded by the coding sequence ATGAAGATCGCCATTATCAGTAATTTATTCGCTCCTTATCAGCGTGGCGGCGCGGAAAAAATCGCCAAAGCGCAAGCGGAATTTCTGGTGAAAAATCATGAGGTTTTTGTGATTTCTTCAAAGCCTGACGGCTCTGAAATTTCAGTGGAGCAAAAAAACGAATTAAAAATTTATCGTCTTTCTTCGGCCAACATATATTATTATCTCGACGATTTTAGGCATGGCGTTTTGGCCAGACTGATTTGGCATTATTTAGATCAAATCAATTTGGTCAATTTTTTCAGGGTCAGGAAAATCCTAAAAAAAGAAAAACCGGATTTGGTTGTCTCGCACAATTTAATGGGCTTGGGGTTTTTAATTCCGCTGGTTTTGAAAAAATACCAATGGACTCATGTTTTGCACGATGTTCAGCTGGCCGCGCCGAGTGGTTTGATTATCAAGGGCGAGGAAAATACTTTTTCAGTGGCGGGCTGGCCGGTAAAAATATATTCTTGGTTGAATAAGAGGCTTTTCAATTCGCCGACCAAAGTCGTGTCGCCATCAAATTGGCTGCTTGATTTTTATTTGGTCAAAGGATTTTTTAAAAAATCCAAAACGCAGGTTTTGCCCAATCCGATTTTATTTGAAATTAAAAATTCTACGAAAGAAAAATCGTCATCTTTGAAATTGCTTTTTGTCGGACAAATCGAGGAGCACAAAGGCATATTATTTTTAATAAACGCTTTGAAGGAATCAAAACGAAATTTTATTTTAAGCATAGCCGGTTCCGGTTCGAAAGAATCCGAGGTTAAGTCTCTGCTCGGCGGAGATGAAAGATTTAAGTATTTGGGAAAGTTGGCTCCGATGGAAATCAAAGACTTGATAGCGACGTCTGATTTTTTGGTCGTTCCGTCTCTTTGTTATGAAAATTCTCCGACCGTGATTTATGAAGCGTTCAGTCAAGGAATGCCGGTTATCGCCTCGAAGATCGGCGGCATTGGAGAATTGGTGAAAGAAGGGGAGACGGGTTTTGTGTTTGAAGCGGGTGATCGAGACCAGCTTATTCTGGCGGTTCAAAAAGCCATGGCAACGCAAAATTACGGCCAACTCTCCCAAAATTGTCTGAGCACGGTAGGTGATTTTAATTCGAAACAATATTTGGAGAAATTATTGGACGTGTTTCAATAA
- a CDS encoding polymorphic toxin-type HINT domain-containing protein translates to MKNMENNLKNDGFNQEINSQNRNDFETEPLKEADMINKAKFKAEPASQDFQQALKSKILAARSAKQSMNKFDFSKVISAIKPKNFAPVMAFILIIAIVFTTVHFWPDSRISGPFKTLSGLMISPAHAEDNFDVQPTLSDSIGVETSTAFIIKSKDKLDSDLLKENISLIPQTEFDFEKISDYEFKVTPKNILEGKKVYNLKIEAAYVNDNGIVIARDFSWAFQVKDQFKIINTLPKDKAYNVPLNSGIEVTFSHEDIKNYEKNILIEPKVEGRFEKHKRTVVFVPKGLSAGTIYTVTVKKAIELPGSDSKMENDYVFQFETTSSVNKNYYSGVSFVDNYMEFTTSNQAAFQVYSYGNELETAAQIPMTIYSFKSENQFVDAINKVNDIPSWAYYSNRMYSYDISALNKADSFELALQEYGYSNYLLLPENLSAGYYLAEVDYQGRRAQTYFVVTDISAYSMLSENKILVWVNDLKTKEPIANADVQIVGSSVSAKTDKNGVATIDTGKILSLTEIKEQRLENNYLMKISADNKAVIIPLSADYYYLGENESDQYWNYFFSDRSMYKPNDTLNFWGFAQSRNGQENIDKVKISLTEFDYKNYYYESIDVNQVVAEVSGGGTFSGKMDLKSLTPGYYSLDFYINDNLVSRRSISIEDYIKPAYSLNIVPEKKAIIAGEPINIDVNASFFEGTPVPNLALSYNADKEDKTIKTDARGDAKITISTNASKLNDDCIKTASCHLYESSYRNVNISQLDSEEADIYDTVTIRLYNAAIQAGARFEAIGNNKAKIETRINNIDFDELNAGEASIYNAPVFEDESKTAVANATFQAAVTEITYVKNETGEYYDFINKVVKKTYDYDRQENVVLVYDGKTDANGKHIFELNIDPEKSYQVQILTKDAAGRQTIADAYMSGNYQPSLFSQYELKFKNKDDDYSATFDLGEKVDVSFNKDGVQLPAGGKDYLYLNLQKGLMNYFVSDAAEYAFEFEEKHIPNVNVKGVFFDGQAYHEANSDWYLGFSQSIIARYNSLSKELNIAVKADKDKYEPGEKVTLDVKVSDRNNKAKKTDVNFSLVDEAFFSLSDQTVMPLDTLYEPVSTGLISTYKSHDYVKFMGGGGAEGGGCFAAGTKITMADGSKKNIEDVKEGDEILTFENERAIKTVSAKVVETFEHTVSGYLLINDSLRVTPEHRMFINSGWQMIGEAKVNDMLMDESGQLVRIEKIAYEREIVKVYNLHIEKYHTFFANGIYVHNEKGGARVNFLDVALFQTVSTNAKGEGQVSFTLPDNLTSWRVTCQAINQDLFAGSSVINIPVSLPVFVQPNVSSEYLSKDKPIIKMTAYGTELTSKDPVSFNLKSETLGINEKGIAGAAFVPNYYQIESMPQGQHELELGVESSKGNDGMIKKITVLASRLRESAQRFYTLSDDLKVEGGAAGLTKLTFSDLNQGSFYWTLQKMSWTVGDRVDQKLSRIIGDELLLKYFNENKYEADDLDASLYQDAKTGISLFPYSGGDYELTAKIAAVAADHFDKNNLANYFYAKLNSDKSTREEVALALFGLAGLDEPVLLPVQAFAKIEDLPVIEKLYIGLALEKLGDGESARSILKELLDDYGDEKAPYAWLKAGSDQDDILRATSLAAVLAGGLNHESHEALWRYVRDNRTDEVLVNLEQLMYTTFSIDQLRPGESSFSYELNGEVKNISLEKGSWHQIYLSPEQLSQIKFSNISGKIGVVSGYEIAATAVNSEENGLKISREYYVNGKKTNTFKDTDLVQVRINYSFDAAAVQGEYEVVDSLPSGLRIVTNPFSRYREFISSACGLRYPYEISGQRVKFGVWKTTYSNYCNNGEFTYFARVVNPGEYEAEPVLLQSIKSSELKRYSESSRITIEK, encoded by the coding sequence ATGAAAAACATGGAAAATAACCTAAAAAATGACGGTTTTAATCAAGAAATAAATTCTCAAAATCGTAATGATTTTGAGACTGAGCCGTTGAAAGAAGCAGATATGATTAACAAAGCTAAATTTAAGGCTGAACCTGCTTCTCAAGATTTTCAACAGGCTTTAAAGTCGAAAATCTTGGCGGCCAGATCAGCCAAACAAAGTATGAATAAGTTCGATTTCAGCAAGGTCATCAGCGCGATCAAGCCCAAAAATTTCGCGCCGGTCATGGCTTTTATTTTAATTATCGCCATTGTTTTCACCACCGTCCATTTTTGGCCGGATTCCAGAATTTCCGGACCATTCAAAACTCTCTCGGGTCTGATGATAAGTCCGGCTCACGCCGAGGATAATTTCGATGTCCAGCCCACTTTGAGCGATTCAATCGGAGTTGAAACCTCGACCGCGTTCATTATTAAAAGTAAAGACAAACTCGATTCCGATTTATTGAAGGAAAATATCAGCTTGATCCCGCAAACCGAGTTTGATTTTGAAAAAATCAGCGATTATGAATTTAAGGTGACTCCGAAAAACATTCTCGAAGGCAAAAAGGTTTATAATTTAAAAATCGAAGCCGCTTACGTCAATGATAACGGCATTGTTATCGCTCGCGATTTTTCATGGGCTTTTCAGGTGAAGGATCAATTTAAGATCATAAACACTTTGCCGAAAGACAAAGCGTACAATGTTCCGTTGAACAGCGGAATCGAAGTGACTTTCAGTCATGAAGACATCAAAAATTACGAAAAGAATATTTTGATTGAACCTAAAGTGGAGGGCAGATTTGAAAAACATAAAAGAACCGTGGTTTTCGTGCCCAAAGGTTTGAGCGCCGGCACGATTTATACGGTCACGGTAAAAAAGGCTATTGAATTGCCCGGATCCGATAGCAAAATGGAGAACGATTATGTTTTTCAATTTGAAACCACCTCATCGGTCAATAAAAATTATTACAGCGGCGTAAGCTTTGTTGACAACTACATGGAATTTACGACCTCAAATCAAGCCGCTTTTCAGGTGTATTCATATGGCAACGAATTGGAGACCGCGGCTCAAATTCCAATGACGATTTATTCGTTCAAAAGCGAAAATCAATTTGTTGACGCGATCAACAAGGTCAATGACATTCCTTCCTGGGCTTATTACAGCAATAGAATGTACTCGTACGATATATCGGCGTTGAATAAAGCCGATTCCTTCGAGCTGGCATTGCAGGAGTACGGTTATTCCAATTACTTATTATTGCCTGAAAATTTGTCCGCCGGTTATTATTTGGCTGAAGTGGATTATCAAGGCCGCCGAGCGCAGACATATTTCGTGGTGACCGATATTTCCGCGTACAGCATGCTTTCGGAAAATAAAATCTTGGTCTGGGTCAATGATTTAAAGACCAAAGAGCCGATCGCCAACGCCGATGTTCAAATTGTCGGATCCTCTGTCAGCGCCAAAACGGACAAAAACGGAGTGGCCACGATCGATACGGGCAAAATTTTAAGCTTAACGGAGATCAAGGAGCAAAGATTGGAAAATAATTATTTGATGAAAATATCGGCCGATAACAAAGCTGTCATTATCCCATTGAGCGCCGATTATTATTATTTGGGAGAAAATGAGAGCGATCAATATTGGAATTATTTTTTCAGCGACAGATCGATGTACAAACCGAATGACACCCTTAATTTTTGGGGATTCGCGCAGAGTCGCAATGGCCAGGAAAATATAGATAAAGTGAAAATTTCTCTTACGGAATTCGATTACAAAAATTATTATTACGAATCAATCGACGTCAATCAGGTTGTCGCCGAGGTTTCCGGAGGCGGCACTTTTTCAGGCAAGATGGATCTGAAAAGCTTGACTCCCGGATATTACAGTTTGGATTTTTATATCAATGATAATTTGGTTTCGCGAAGATCCATCTCGATCGAAGATTACATTAAGCCGGCATACAGCCTGAACATAGTGCCGGAGAAAAAAGCCATTATCGCCGGCGAGCCCATCAATATTGATGTTAACGCTTCTTTTTTCGAAGGAACCCCGGTGCCTAATCTGGCGCTTAGCTATAATGCCGATAAAGAAGATAAAACAATAAAGACGGACGCGCGAGGCGACGCCAAGATAACCATCTCGACAAACGCCTCCAAGCTTAATGACGATTGCATCAAAACCGCGAGTTGCCATCTTTACGAAAGCTCATACCGGAATGTTAATATTTCTCAGCTCGATTCCGAAGAAGCGGATATTTACGACACGGTGACAATCAGACTTTATAACGCCGCCATTCAAGCCGGCGCCAGATTCGAGGCCATCGGCAACAATAAGGCCAAAATTGAAACTAGAATAAATAACATTGATTTTGATGAATTGAACGCGGGTGAAGCTTCCATTTACAACGCGCCCGTTTTCGAGGATGAGTCCAAGACGGCGGTCGCCAACGCGACATTTCAGGCGGCGGTCACGGAAATCACTTATGTCAAAAACGAAACCGGGGAATATTACGATTTTATCAATAAAGTTGTCAAAAAAACTTATGATTACGACAGGCAAGAAAATGTGGTTTTGGTTTATGATGGAAAAACCGACGCCAATGGCAAACATATTTTCGAATTGAATATTGACCCCGAAAAAAGTTATCAGGTGCAAATTTTAACCAAGGATGCGGCCGGAAGACAAACAATCGCCGACGCGTACATGTCGGGCAATTATCAGCCGTCTCTTTTTTCTCAATACGAACTGAAATTTAAAAATAAAGATGATGATTATTCGGCGACCTTTGATTTGGGAGAAAAAGTTGATGTCTCTTTCAATAAAGATGGTGTGCAACTGCCCGCCGGAGGCAAGGATTATCTTTACCTTAATCTTCAAAAAGGCTTGATGAATTACTTTGTTAGCGATGCCGCGGAATACGCTTTCGAGTTTGAAGAAAAACATATTCCCAACGTGAACGTGAAAGGAGTATTTTTCGATGGGCAGGCGTATCATGAGGCCAATTCGGATTGGTATTTGGGATTTTCTCAAAGTATTATCGCCAGATACAACAGTCTGTCCAAAGAATTGAATATCGCGGTCAAAGCTGATAAAGATAAATACGAACCTGGCGAAAAAGTAACATTGGATGTAAAAGTGTCCGATCGAAACAATAAAGCCAAAAAAACCGACGTAAATTTCAGTCTGGTGGATGAAGCGTTTTTCAGTCTGAGCGACCAGACCGTCATGCCCCTGGACACTTTGTACGAGCCGGTTTCCACCGGTTTGATAAGCACCTATAAATCTCACGATTATGTGAAGTTTATGGGAGGAGGAGGCGCTGAAGGCGGCGGTTGCTTTGCCGCCGGCACCAAGATAACCATGGCTGATGGCTCCAAGAAAAATATTGAAGACGTCAAAGAAGGCGATGAAATTTTAACTTTCGAAAACGAACGAGCAATAAAAACCGTTTCCGCGAAAGTGGTCGAAACATTCGAGCACACGGTTTCGGGATATTTGTTGATTAATGATTCCTTGCGGGTAACGCCCGAGCACAGAATGTTCATCAATAGCGGTTGGCAGATGATCGGGGAAGCGAAAGTCAATGATATGTTAATGGACGAATCGGGACAATTGGTCAGAATTGAGAAAATCGCTTATGAAAGGGAAATCGTCAAAGTTTACAATTTGCATATTGAGAAGTATCACACTTTTTTCGCCAATGGCATTTACGTCCATAATGAAAAAGGCGGCGCTCGAGTCAATTTTTTGGACGTGGCTTTGTTTCAAACCGTTTCCACGAATGCCAAAGGGGAGGGGCAGGTAAGCTTCACTTTGCCGGACAATTTGACCTCCTGGCGCGTGACCTGCCAGGCGATCAATCAGGATCTCTTCGCCGGTTCATCAGTCATTAATATCCCGGTCAGTTTGCCGGTTTTCGTGCAACCGAATGTTTCTTCGGAATATTTATCTAAGGACAAACCGATTATTAAAATGACCGCTTACGGAACGGAGTTGACTTCCAAAGATCCGGTGTCGTTTAATCTGAAATCCGAAACGCTCGGTATCAATGAAAAGGGAATTGCCGGAGCGGCGTTTGTTCCGAATTATTATCAAATAGAATCAATGCCGCAAGGACAGCACGAGTTGGAATTGGGAGTAGAGAGCTCGAAAGGCAATGACGGCATGATAAAGAAAATAACGGTCTTGGCGTCGCGGCTTCGAGAATCCGCGCAAAGATTCTATACTTTGTCAGATGATTTGAAGGTCGAAGGCGGCGCTGCGGGCCTGACCAAGCTGACTTTCAGCGATTTGAATCAAGGCAGCTTTTACTGGACATTGCAAAAGATGTCTTGGACGGTCGGCGACAGAGTGGATCAAAAGCTTTCCAGAATTATCGGCGATGAATTGCTCCTGAAATATTTCAATGAAAATAAGTACGAGGCCGACGATCTTGACGCGAGTTTGTATCAAGACGCGAAAACCGGCATCAGTTTGTTCCCGTACAGCGGCGGCGATTACGAGTTAACCGCGAAGATAGCGGCGGTGGCGGCCGATCATTTCGATAAAAATAATTTGGCCAATTATTTTTACGCAAAATTGAATAGCGATAAATCCACGCGAGAAGAAGTGGCGCTGGCTTTGTTCGGTCTGGCCGGTTTGGACGAGCCCGTGTTATTGCCCGTTCAAGCTTTCGCGAAAATAGAAGATTTGCCGGTCATTGAAAAGTTGTATATAGGTTTGGCGCTGGAAAAGCTGGGCGACGGAGAATCGGCCAGGTCCATCTTAAAAGAGCTGTTGGACGATTATGGCGATGAAAAGGCGCCATACGCTTGGTTGAAAGCGGGTTCGGATCAAGACGATATTTTACGGGCGACATCTTTGGCGGCGGTGCTGGCCGGAGGATTGAATCATGAATCTCACGAAGCTCTTTGGAGATATGTCAGAGACAACAGAACCGATGAAGTTTTGGTTAATCTTGAGCAGTTGATGTACACGACGTTTTCGATCGACCAACTCAGACCGGGAGAATCTTCTTTTTCCTATGAATTGAACGGAGAAGTGAAAAATATTTCGCTGGAAAAGGGATCTTGGCATCAAATCTATCTTTCTCCGGAACAATTGAGCCAAATCAAATTCAGTAACATTTCCGGCAAAATAGGCGTGGTGAGCGGTTATGAAATCGCGGCCACGGCCGTTAATTCCGAAGAAAACGGCCTTAAAATTTCAAGAGAGTATTATGTCAACGGTAAAAAGACCAATACGTTCAAGGATACTGACTTGGTGCAGGTTAGAATTAATTATTCTTTCGACGCGGCCGCCGTGCAAGGCGAATATGAGGTGGTCGATTCTTTGCCCAGCGGTTTGAGAATCGTTACCAACCCCTTCAGCAGATATCGGGAATTTATTTCCTCGGCTTGCGGTTTGCGATATCCATACGAAATAAGCGGTCAAAGAGTCAAATTCGGCGTCTGGAAGACGACTTATTCCAATTATTGCAACAACGGGGAATTCACGTATTTCGCCAGAGTGGTCAATCCCGGAGAATATGAAGCTGAGCCGGTTTTATTGCAATCGATTAAATCAAGCGAATTGAAAAGATATTCGGAAAGCTCGAGGATAACCATTGAAAAATAA
- a CDS encoding glycosyltransferase family 4 protein produces MSAKDKSNLKIAQVVCVVPPYGGGIGVVAHCYASELSRLGHQVDVFVPRFDVDPDYKRNYNLRLLRPLIRSGNASLVPNLYWRLKNKYDIVHLHYPFIGGTEVINSLRKKRFIKKLVVSYHMDFVGEGVKGKLLKYYASWQTPRIIKTADKVVVSSIDYMMDSSIRKFYLKDKAKFLELPFGVKRTYRVRPKDPYLLKRFKIKPEDKILLFVGGLDAAHYFKGVNYLIDAMKYLDANYKLIVVGEGDLKKTYIEQAKSIGQENRIFFTGYIESDQLPDYYALCDLFVLPSVDKSEAFGIVLVEALASGKPVIASNLKGVRTVVDSGRNGLLFEPKNSKDISDKAKIILQNTRLYAQFSENATKVANMKYRWPQIVKKLEEAYLEIL; encoded by the coding sequence ATGAGCGCTAAAGACAAGTCAAATTTGAAAATCGCGCAAGTAGTGTGCGTGGTGCCTCCGTACGGAGGCGGCATCGGAGTGGTGGCGCATTGTTATGCGTCCGAATTGTCGCGTTTGGGTCATCAAGTCGATGTTTTCGTGCCCAGATTCGATGTCGATCCGGATTATAAACGCAATTACAATCTGCGATTATTAAGGCCGCTTATTCGTTCCGGCAACGCCTCCTTGGTCCCCAACTTGTATTGGCGATTGAAAAACAAATACGACATTGTGCATTTGCATTATCCTTTTATCGGCGGCACAGAGGTGATTAACAGTTTGCGCAAGAAAAGATTTATAAAGAAGTTGGTGGTGAGCTATCACATGGATTTCGTGGGTGAAGGAGTAAAAGGCAAATTATTGAAATATTACGCCAGTTGGCAGACGCCCAGAATCATTAAAACCGCGGACAAGGTGGTTGTTTCCTCCATCGATTACATGATGGATAGCTCTATCAGGAAATTTTATTTGAAAGATAAGGCCAAGTTTTTGGAATTGCCGTTTGGCGTGAAAAGAACTTATCGAGTCAGACCCAAAGATCCGTATTTGCTGAAAAGGTTCAAAATAAAACCTGAGGACAAAATACTTTTGTTTGTCGGCGGTCTGGACGCGGCTCATTATTTCAAAGGCGTGAATTATTTGATTGACGCCATGAAGTATTTGGACGCAAATTACAAATTGATCGTCGTCGGGGAAGGGGATTTGAAAAAGACATATATCGAGCAAGCCAAATCGATCGGCCAAGAAAACAGAATATTTTTCACCGGCTATATTGAGAGCGACCAATTGCCGGATTATTACGCGCTGTGCGATTTATTCGTTTTGCCATCCGTTGATAAATCGGAAGCTTTCGGCATTGTTTTAGTGGAAGCGCTCGCTTCCGGCAAGCCCGTGATAGCCTCAAATTTGAAAGGTGTCAGAACAGTGGTCGATTCCGGCAGAAACGGCCTTTTGTTTGAGCCAAAAAACTCAAAGGATATTTCGGATAAGGCTAAAATTATTTTGCAGAATACCAGATTATACGCGCAATTTTCAGAAAACGCGACCAAGGTGGCGAATATGAAGTATCGTTGGCCTCAAATCGTGAAAAAACTGGAAGAAGCATATTTGGAGATATTATGA
- the amrB gene encoding AmmeMemoRadiSam system protein B: MTIRKIFLIFLIPAAVAAGMFFVFLSGAEIKNHVTADETEQPVQEILSGQIIKAELNPDYLYPALLFAESVEIKQYGLIKGAIVTHHDLAIRMTAENLYRISRNQKVDRLILISPNHSDIGLSQAIGSLAEYDTIFGRLSQDESILEDLRSAGLLSYDYENIKNEHGINYIVPLIKYYFPEAKVAALSLSSKHDLKQDLKLSNALSKYLDEANTVLIASIDFSHYLSTSSANQNDSKTLEAIKALDFDFLSTFNNDFFDSPAALSTLMSSLDLAKATNDIILGHANSSDFVGHELNSSTGYFSILFSK; encoded by the coding sequence ATGACAATCAGAAAAATATTTTTAATTTTTCTCATACCGGCGGCGGTTGCTGCCGGTATGTTTTTTGTTTTTTTAAGCGGGGCTGAAATAAAAAACCATGTTACTGCCGATGAGACTGAACAACCCGTTCAAGAAATTTTGAGCGGTCAGATAATCAAAGCGGAGTTAAACCCGGATTATTTGTATCCGGCCTTGTTGTTCGCTGAAAGCGTGGAAATAAAACAATACGGACTTATCAAAGGGGCAATTGTCACGCATCATGATTTGGCAATAAGGATGACCGCTGAAAATTTGTATAGAATTTCAAGAAATCAAAAAGTCGACAGATTGATTTTAATTTCGCCGAATCATTCTGACATCGGTTTGTCCCAGGCCATTGGCAGTCTGGCCGAGTATGACACTATATTCGGAAGATTGAGTCAGGATGAATCGATATTGGAGGATTTAAGGTCGGCCGGCTTGCTGTCTTATGATTATGAAAACATTAAAAATGAACATGGCATAAATTACATCGTGCCTTTGATAAAATATTATTTTCCGGAAGCCAAAGTCGCCGCGTTAAGTTTGTCTTCGAAACATGATTTAAAGCAGGATCTGAAATTAAGCAATGCGTTGTCGAAATATTTGGACGAAGCAAACACCGTCTTGATAGCGTCAATAGATTTTTCCCATTACCTTTCCACAAGCAGCGCCAATCAAAATGATTCGAAAACATTGGAAGCGATCAAGGCGCTTGATTTTGATTTTTTATCCACGTTCAATAATGATTTTTTTGATTCTCCGGCCGCGCTTTCGACCTTGATGAGCAGTCTCGATTTGGCTAAGGCGACGAATGACATAATTTTAGGTCATGCCAACTCCTCGGATTTTGTAGGCCATGAATTAAACAGCTCCACCGGTTACTTTTCGATTTTATTCTCAAAATAA
- a CDS encoding glycosyltransferase family 2 protein — MEKIAIIMINYKDYAKRFLKESAESLSKINYPNENWRLYVVDNESSPETVASIKELAPEAVIVPSGGNGWGHGNNVGVKKAMEDGFDDYFFFVNMDTIFDPKFINEALSVYKSDDKIGIVQSKLLLHPPQNGQYYLNSGGNALTFLGFGYCAGDGKVDDISMETTDIISAAGAGLLISKEKFMEIGQCDETYFMYHDDIELSQKIKLAGYRLVLAPKSVIYHKHEFGRSIRQVYFMERNRLRFLLEFLRWPTLIIIFPAFVLMEIGMLPFEIMNKWFGAKLKAYGYFFSLKNLKLIFQKRRAIQRLRKIKDREFTKKFVGKIEYQQIENPLLKYVANPLFNLYWKITKYLIFW, encoded by the coding sequence ATGGAAAAAATCGCCATAATCATGATAAATTATAAGGACTACGCCAAGCGGTTTTTAAAAGAAAGCGCGGAGTCTTTATCAAAAATAAATTATCCCAACGAAAATTGGCGGTTATACGTGGTGGACAATGAAAGCTCTCCTGAAACGGTGGCGAGCATAAAGGAATTGGCGCCGGAGGCCGTCATCGTGCCTTCCGGAGGCAATGGTTGGGGACATGGCAATAATGTCGGCGTTAAAAAGGCAATGGAGGACGGGTTTGACGATTATTTCTTTTTCGTCAATATGGACACGATTTTCGATCCGAAGTTTATCAATGAGGCCTTGAGCGTTTATAAAAGCGATGATAAAATCGGCATTGTCCAATCAAAATTGCTTTTGCATCCGCCCCAAAACGGGCAATACTATCTGAATTCGGGCGGCAACGCCTTGACGTTTCTGGGCTTCGGCTATTGCGCCGGCGACGGCAAGGTTGACGATATTTCCATGGAGACGACGGATATTATTTCCGCGGCCGGAGCCGGACTTTTAATTTCAAAAGAAAAATTCATGGAGATCGGTCAATGCGATGAGACTTATTTCATGTACCATGATGATATTGAATTGAGCCAAAAAATAAAATTGGCCGGATACAGGTTGGTTTTGGCGCCAAAGTCAGTAATTTATCATAAACATGAATTCGGCCGATCAATTCGTCAAGTGTATTTCATGGAGAGAAACAGGTTAAGATTTTTATTGGAATTTTTGCGCTGGCCGACTTTGATTATCATTTTCCCCGCCTTTGTTTTGATGGAAATCGGCATGTTGCCTTTTGAAATAATGAATAAATGGTTTGGCGCCAAATTGAAAGCTTATGGATATTTTTTCAGCTTGAAAAATTTGAAATTGATTTTTCAAAAAAGGAGAGCAATTCAGCGTTTGAGAAAAATCAAAGACAGGGAATTTACGAAAAAATTCGTGGGCAAAATAGAATATCAGCAGATTGAAAATCCATTGCTCAAATACGTTGCCAATCCGCTGTTTAATTTGTATTGGAAAATAACGAAATATCTAATTTTTTGGTAA